The proteins below come from a single Desulfitobacterium metallireducens DSM 15288 genomic window:
- a CDS encoding GntP family permease: MLGVIGILLGLGLLMFMAYKGYSVIFFAPVFALLAAVLSGLSLLPTYTEVFLPNLANYVKVYFPFFLLGAVFGKAMEESGAAASIAKAIVKKLGTKRAILSVVLSCAILTYGGVSLFVVAFAVYPFAANIFKEADIPKRLIPATIALGAFTFTMDALPGTPQIQNSIPMKFFNTDLYAAPVTGILGTLMIFGSGMLYLEWRRRKAQASGEGYGIHSSQEPELIDDSTLPNPFLATIPLISVLVMTLILQKAVFPHWNIVDWAVQAPYKMDKAGIVGTMNNWALMIGLVVGILLAFIINPKKMKGNVAKAINAGAIGSLLAVMNTGSEVGFGNVIKSLPGFQSIAHALMNIRGGGSPLLSEAVTVNVLAGVTGSASGGMSIALDAFGKDYLSMAQKIGLSPELLHRIASMSSGGMDTLPHNGAVITLLAITGMTHKQAYKDIFALTLMKIVTPLILIGLSSIFHFV, encoded by the coding sequence ATGTTAGGTGTTATTGGAATTTTACTAGGCCTCGGTCTTCTCATGTTTATGGCGTATAAAGGTTACTCTGTTATTTTCTTCGCACCGGTATTTGCTTTATTAGCCGCGGTCTTATCCGGGTTGTCCCTGCTACCCACGTACACTGAAGTTTTCTTACCGAACCTTGCTAACTATGTTAAAGTGTATTTCCCATTTTTCCTCTTGGGAGCGGTATTTGGTAAAGCCATGGAGGAATCGGGTGCAGCGGCTTCGATTGCCAAAGCTATCGTCAAGAAGCTGGGTACTAAACGAGCAATTCTGTCCGTTGTTCTCTCCTGTGCCATCCTAACTTATGGTGGTGTGAGCCTCTTTGTTGTGGCTTTTGCAGTCTATCCATTTGCAGCAAACATTTTTAAAGAAGCAGATATTCCTAAACGCTTAATCCCTGCAACCATCGCCCTTGGTGCTTTTACGTTCACGATGGATGCACTTCCAGGAACTCCCCAGATTCAGAACTCGATTCCTATGAAATTTTTTAATACAGATCTTTATGCTGCTCCGGTTACCGGTATCCTCGGTACGCTCATGATCTTCGGCTCAGGTATGCTCTATCTTGAATGGCGGAGACGTAAAGCTCAGGCTTCTGGAGAAGGTTATGGTATTCATTCCTCTCAAGAACCCGAACTGATCGATGACAGTACCTTACCAAATCCATTCTTGGCTACGATTCCCCTGATTTCGGTATTAGTCATGACCTTGATTCTTCAAAAGGCCGTATTCCCTCATTGGAATATTGTGGACTGGGCGGTTCAGGCTCCTTACAAAATGGATAAAGCGGGTATCGTTGGAACGATGAATAACTGGGCACTTATGATTGGTTTGGTCGTTGGTATTCTGCTTGCCTTCATTATCAATCCCAAGAAAATGAAAGGAAATGTGGCAAAAGCGATTAACGCAGGTGCTATCGGTTCCTTACTCGCTGTCATGAATACGGGCTCCGAAGTCGGTTTCGGAAACGTCATCAAATCTCTTCCTGGGTTCCAGTCAATTGCCCATGCCCTAATGAATATTCGTGGCGGTGGTAGCCCGCTTCTATCTGAAGCGGTGACGGTTAATGTTTTGGCTGGTGTAACCGGTTCTGCTTCTGGGGGTATGAGCATCGCACTTGATGCGTTTGGCAAAGACTATCTTTCTATGGCTCAAAAAATTGGCTTAAGCCCCGAACTATTACACCGAATTGCTTCTATGTCTTCTGGCGGTATGGATACACTCCCTCATAATGGTGCAGTTATTACGTTACTCGCCATCACAGGTATGACGCACAAGCAAGCTTATAAAGATATCTTCGCCTTGACCTTGATGAAAATAGTCACTCCACTTATTCTAATTGGCTTGTCTTCGATCTTCCACTTTGTCTAA
- a CDS encoding acyl-CoA dehydrogenase — protein MKFELTEIQSLIQITVKEFAQTAVAPIAAEIDRAHRFPEELIPQLAELNLLGVPYPEEVGGAGADNLSYVLVIEELARVCASTAVVVSAHTSLGTWPIYQFGTEAQKEKYLSKLASGEWLGAFALTEPGAGTDAAAGKTTAVLEGDEWVLNGSKIFITNGGYADVYVVTAMTDPSQGTKGISAFIVDKDAPGFSVGEKEHKLGIKASSTTPLYFSDCRIPKEAILGEPGKGFKIAMQTLDGGRIGIAAQALGIAQGALDAAVKYAKERVQFGKPIANQQAIQWMIADMATQIEAARFLVYRAAWNKDNGLPYSKEAAMAKLYAAEAASFVANKAIQIHGGYGYTENYSVERSLRDAKITEIYEGTSEVQRMVIAGSVLR, from the coding sequence ATGAAATTCGAACTTACTGAAATCCAAAGCTTAATCCAAATTACGGTTAAAGAATTTGCTCAAACGGCTGTCGCTCCGATCGCGGCTGAAATCGATAGAGCGCATCGCTTTCCCGAAGAGTTGATCCCTCAATTGGCTGAACTGAACTTACTTGGTGTTCCTTATCCGGAAGAAGTCGGTGGCGCTGGAGCGGATAATCTTAGTTATGTTCTTGTGATTGAAGAGCTCGCCCGTGTTTGTGCCAGTACTGCGGTTGTTGTATCTGCCCATACTTCTCTGGGAACATGGCCAATCTACCAATTCGGTACGGAAGCCCAAAAAGAGAAATACCTAAGCAAACTGGCCAGTGGTGAGTGGCTTGGCGCTTTTGCCTTAACAGAACCCGGTGCTGGTACAGATGCGGCGGCAGGAAAGACAACCGCTGTTCTTGAGGGAGATGAGTGGGTCCTCAATGGTTCCAAAATCTTTATCACTAACGGTGGCTATGCCGATGTCTATGTCGTGACAGCGATGACTGATCCGAGCCAGGGGACTAAAGGCATCAGTGCCTTCATCGTAGATAAAGATGCACCAGGTTTCTCCGTCGGAGAAAAAGAACACAAATTGGGAATTAAAGCATCCAGTACCACACCGCTTTATTTCAGCGATTGCCGTATACCGAAAGAGGCTATCCTAGGTGAGCCTGGTAAAGGTTTCAAGATTGCGATGCAAACCCTTGATGGCGGACGGATCGGGATTGCCGCTCAAGCTCTTGGAATTGCCCAAGGCGCTTTGGATGCTGCAGTAAAATATGCTAAAGAACGAGTGCAATTTGGCAAACCCATTGCTAACCAACAAGCGATTCAATGGATGATTGCTGATATGGCGACGCAAATCGAAGCAGCCCGCTTCCTCGTTTATCGTGCGGCGTGGAATAAGGATAATGGTCTTCCTTACAGCAAAGAAGCGGCTATGGCTAAACTTTATGCAGCCGAAGCAGCCAGCTTTGTTGCCAATAAAGCCATTCAAATTCATGGAGGCTATGGTTACACGGAGAATTACTCGGTTGAAAGATCCCTGCGCGATGCTAAAATTACGGAAATCTATGAAGGAACCTCTGAAGTACAACGGATGGTTATTGCTGGAAGCGTTCTCCGATAG
- a CDS encoding electron transfer flavoprotein subunit beta/FixA family protein codes for MKVIACYKWVLDEADLKVDAKSRALLTDRAKNKISEYDRNAIECGVQLTEQVGGEVVALTAGTASAKNSLKDALSRGPAQAVWVKDESMSQADSSATAKILAGAVRKIGEYDLIVCGEGSSDEYAQQVGIRMGQLLDVPVVTFVNKVEVKDGVLRAERKLEEGIEVVEVKLPALITVLPDMNTPRIPSLKQILGAAKKPAQELSISDCGVNVIESKTRRQSVLGAVMERKQIRVQGEVTEMVQQMVNVLKKEGLC; via the coding sequence ATGAAAGTGATTGCCTGTTATAAGTGGGTTCTTGATGAGGCTGATTTGAAAGTTGATGCCAAATCCCGCGCCTTGCTTACGGATCGGGCCAAGAATAAAATCAGTGAATATGACCGTAATGCGATTGAATGTGGGGTACAACTCACCGAACAAGTCGGAGGAGAGGTTGTGGCTCTCACTGCTGGAACCGCCAGTGCCAAAAACTCTCTGAAGGATGCCTTATCCAGAGGACCGGCTCAGGCAGTCTGGGTGAAAGATGAGTCAATGAGTCAAGCTGATTCTTCGGCTACTGCCAAGATCCTGGCTGGAGCTGTTCGTAAAATTGGGGAATATGATCTCATCGTTTGCGGAGAAGGATCAAGTGACGAATATGCCCAGCAAGTCGGAATCCGTATGGGTCAGTTGCTCGATGTTCCAGTAGTTACATTTGTTAACAAAGTTGAAGTCAAAGATGGAGTACTTCGGGCTGAACGTAAACTGGAGGAAGGAATTGAAGTTGTTGAAGTTAAGCTTCCTGCCTTAATTACTGTTCTTCCTGATATGAATACGCCAAGAATTCCAAGTTTAAAACAAATTCTTGGTGCGGCTAAAAAGCCTGCTCAAGAATTATCCATTTCTGATTGCGGTGTTAACGTGATCGAATCGAAAACTCGCCGTCAAAGTGTTCTTGGTGCAGTTATGGAACGCAAACAAATCCGAGTTCAGGGCGAAGTCACTGAAATGGTTCAACAAATGGTCAACGTACTTAAAAAAGAAGGCTTATGTTAG
- a CDS encoding electron transfer flavoprotein subunit alpha/FixB family protein has translation MSQIWVISETQTALLELVAHAKGVAQGDSIVAWAFSTEAAQAVSKQGADQVIELTGAKRPEDYVPTMIDRAGAETPVAILWGSTKRSKEMAARLAAALDVPLINEAFNLQRNGQSFEAERYIYGGLCVAHEVIDSAPFMAVMVAKTAEALAEGAACSIETLAASESKVQLIELRPNQSTSNLGDANVVVCIGRGVANQEDIELARRLTSKLGGELGCTRPVAEDLHWMAEENYIGISGQVVKPTVYIGIGVSGQIQHVSGIRDSKTIIAIEKNENAPIIESSDYALVGDLYQILPALLNALGA, from the coding sequence ATGTCACAAATCTGGGTTATTTCCGAAACACAAACTGCACTGCTTGAGTTGGTAGCTCATGCCAAAGGAGTGGCTCAAGGAGACAGTATTGTAGCCTGGGCTTTCTCAACCGAAGCTGCGCAAGCCGTTTCTAAACAAGGTGCGGACCAGGTTATTGAACTTACAGGGGCAAAACGTCCTGAGGATTATGTTCCGACGATGATTGACCGGGCTGGGGCCGAAACGCCAGTGGCTATCCTTTGGGGAAGCACGAAGCGTTCGAAAGAAATGGCGGCACGGTTAGCAGCTGCTTTAGATGTACCATTAATTAATGAAGCTTTTAATTTACAACGCAACGGTCAGTCCTTTGAAGCGGAACGTTACATTTACGGGGGACTCTGTGTTGCCCATGAAGTTATAGATTCCGCTCCTTTTATGGCTGTTATGGTTGCGAAGACAGCTGAAGCTCTTGCTGAAGGGGCTGCTTGTTCAATTGAAACCTTAGCGGCTTCAGAATCTAAGGTTCAATTGATTGAGCTTAGACCTAATCAATCCACTTCCAACCTTGGGGATGCGAACGTTGTTGTTTGTATCGGTCGCGGCGTTGCCAATCAAGAAGATATTGAACTAGCCCGCCGCTTAACAAGCAAACTGGGAGGAGAGTTAGGCTGTACTCGTCCAGTAGCCGAAGATCTGCATTGGATGGCAGAAGAGAATTATATCGGAATCTCTGGGCAAGTGGTTAAACCTACCGTGTATATCGGCATCGGGGTATCCGGTCAGATTCAACATGTGTCCGGTATCCGCGATTCAAAAACGATTATTGCTATTGAAAAGAATGAAAATGCTCCGATCATTGAGTCATCTGATTATGCTCTTGTTGGCGACTTGTATCAGATACTTCCTGCCCTGCTCAATGCTCTTGGAGCGTAA
- a CDS encoding FAD-dependent oxidoreductase — protein MSEECFDAIVVGAGPAGSVAAYCMAKAGLEVLLIERGSTPGEKNMTGGRLYGHSLHKIIPNFWEEAPIERQVVRETVTFMTDETAVSLDVKSQKWNETPSFTVLRSEFDAWLASKAEEAGAMLASGCKVDELIVEDGKVIGVRCDEDEMLAKVVIAADGVNSLLVQKAGIRGEILPKHVATGAKEVIELPRKVIEDRFNLSGDNGAAQLYVGECTQGLQGGGFIYTNKNTVSLGLVITAEEFAHTEHRIIDLIEEFKMHPAIQPLIEGGKVVEYSGHLVPEGGLDMMPPLVHDGLLIVGDAAGLVLNIGYMVRGMDLAIASGEAAANAVITAKEKEDYSKQGLASYQKDLENSFVLQDLKTYSKFPTFMENKRIFGHYPSFVEEMMVNLFKVGQTPAKPIVKSTLSNIKKYGGLVQLAKDAWKGVSAL, from the coding sequence ATGTCAGAAGAATGCTTTGATGCCATTGTGGTTGGCGCAGGCCCTGCGGGCAGTGTAGCCGCCTACTGTATGGCAAAGGCTGGTTTAGAGGTTTTACTGATTGAGCGCGGAAGTACGCCGGGAGAGAAAAATATGACCGGAGGACGGCTTTACGGCCATTCCCTGCATAAAATTATCCCCAACTTCTGGGAAGAAGCACCCATTGAGCGCCAAGTGGTTCGTGAAACCGTGACTTTTATGACGGATGAAACTGCGGTTTCACTCGATGTCAAAAGTCAAAAGTGGAATGAAACACCGTCCTTTACCGTTCTTCGCTCAGAGTTTGATGCATGGCTGGCTTCCAAGGCTGAAGAAGCAGGGGCAATGTTAGCCTCTGGATGCAAAGTTGATGAGCTCATTGTAGAAGATGGCAAAGTTATTGGTGTTCGTTGTGATGAAGACGAAATGCTAGCAAAAGTTGTCATTGCCGCTGATGGAGTTAACTCATTGCTTGTTCAAAAAGCGGGTATTCGGGGAGAAATTTTACCGAAACATGTGGCAACTGGAGCGAAAGAAGTTATTGAATTACCTCGTAAAGTTATCGAGGACCGCTTCAACCTGTCAGGCGATAACGGGGCTGCTCAGCTCTATGTGGGAGAGTGCACCCAAGGACTGCAGGGTGGGGGATTTATATACACCAATAAAAACACGGTCTCCCTTGGACTCGTCATCACCGCTGAGGAGTTCGCTCATACAGAACATCGTATTATCGACTTGATCGAGGAGTTTAAAATGCACCCGGCTATCCAGCCTTTAATTGAAGGCGGCAAAGTGGTCGAATACTCCGGCCATTTAGTTCCGGAAGGCGGGCTTGACATGATGCCTCCTTTGGTCCATGACGGGCTTCTCATCGTGGGTGATGCTGCGGGTTTAGTCTTAAATATTGGCTATATGGTCCGTGGTATGGATTTGGCGATTGCTTCCGGTGAAGCTGCAGCTAACGCTGTGATTACAGCTAAAGAGAAAGAAGACTATAGCAAACAAGGCTTAGCTTCTTATCAAAAAGATTTAGAAAATAGTTTTGTTCTTCAGGATCTTAAGACCTACTCGAAGTTCCCAACATTCATGGAAAATAAACGAATTTTTGGACATTATCCTTCGTTTGTTGAAGAAATGATGGTTAATCTGTTTAAAGTTGGACAAACTCCAGCTAAGCCGATTGTGAAATCAACATTAAGCAACATTAAAAAATACGGCGGTTTAGTACAACTTGCTAAGGATGCCTGGAAGGGGGTTTCAGCTCTGTGA
- a CDS encoding ferredoxin family protein translates to MKKLSIEERLGTNKFIVDEDVPHIVLDKSICSNCKSKPCVKACPAGLYQVQGDSVSFDYAGCLECGTCRVICVSKGLTWVYPRGTFGVEFRYG, encoded by the coding sequence GTGAAAAAGCTAAGTATTGAAGAACGTCTTGGGACGAATAAGTTTATTGTCGATGAGGATGTCCCGCATATTGTTCTCGATAAAAGTATTTGTTCAAACTGTAAATCAAAACCTTGTGTTAAGGCTTGTCCAGCAGGTCTGTATCAAGTCCAAGGGGACAGCGTCAGTTTTGACTATGCAGGTTGTCTAGAGTGTGGGACTTGCCGGGTCATCTGTGTATCAAAAGGTCTTACATGGGTTTATCCCAGAGGAACCTTTGGGGTGGAGTTTCGGTACGGTTAA
- a CDS encoding MaoC family dehydratase, with translation MKELAYADMNVGDSASLSKTVTESDILSFAGLTMDFNPVHVNAEYAKESIFKERIAHGMLSAGFISAVLGTTLPGPNAIYLGQELKFTAPVKIGDTVTATATIIEKKDEKRILKLKTVVTNQRGEVVVDGNAVIKKIGL, from the coding sequence ATGAAAGAACTCGCCTATGCAGATATGAATGTGGGAGACAGTGCCTCCTTATCAAAAACGGTAACAGAATCAGATATTCTCAGTTTTGCCGGACTAACTATGGATTTCAACCCTGTCCATGTCAATGCAGAATACGCCAAAGAATCCATTTTTAAAGAGCGCATTGCTCATGGCATGCTCTCTGCCGGCTTTATTTCGGCTGTTTTAGGTACCACACTACCTGGGCCGAACGCCATTTATCTTGGACAAGAACTCAAATTTACTGCTCCTGTAAAAATTGGGGATACTGTTACAGCTACTGCAACAATCATAGAGAAAAAGGACGAGAAACGCATTTTAAAATTAAAAACCGTTGTAACAAATCAACGGGGTGAAGTTGTCGTAGACGGAAATGCTGTAATTAAAAAAATTGGGTTATAA
- a CDS encoding enoyl-CoA hydratase-related protein, translating to MAVECVVENGIAKIIIDRPKALNALNSEVLQELKKAIAEIQTRTDIRVLLIQGGGEKSFVAGADIAQMSDLNPLEGSEFGRLGQEVFSSLSELPFPTIAVIQGFALGGGCEIALACDIRIASEKAKFGQPEVGLGIIPGFGGTQRLARLVGPGQAKKLIYSADIISAAQALAIGLVEQVVAPEQLNEAALKLAQMIAAKSPNAVRLAKIAINQGLEGSLEEGMRLEASIFGLCFASPEQKEGMTAFLEKRPAKF from the coding sequence ATGGCTGTTGAGTGTGTAGTTGAAAATGGGATTGCAAAAATTATAATTGATCGTCCAAAGGCATTGAATGCCCTCAATTCTGAGGTTTTGCAGGAACTGAAAAAAGCAATTGCCGAAATACAAACCCGTACGGATATCCGTGTCCTGCTTATCCAAGGGGGTGGAGAAAAGAGCTTTGTTGCTGGCGCTGACATTGCTCAGATGTCCGATCTAAATCCGCTAGAAGGTAGCGAATTTGGCCGTTTGGGACAAGAAGTCTTTAGCTCACTTTCTGAACTTCCTTTTCCTACAATCGCTGTAATTCAAGGCTTTGCCCTTGGTGGAGGATGTGAGATAGCTCTTGCTTGCGATATTCGGATCGCCAGTGAAAAAGCTAAGTTCGGTCAACCGGAAGTAGGCTTAGGTATCATTCCTGGTTTTGGAGGAACTCAACGATTAGCTCGCCTCGTTGGACCGGGTCAAGCGAAGAAACTTATTTACAGCGCAGACATAATTTCTGCAGCCCAAGCTCTGGCAATCGGCCTGGTGGAACAGGTTGTTGCTCCAGAACAACTGAATGAAGCTGCTTTAAAATTGGCTCAAATGATTGCAGCCAAATCTCCTAACGCTGTCCGCCTTGCTAAAATTGCAATCAACCAAGGTCTCGAAGGTTCGCTTGAAGAAGGAATGAGATTAGAAGCCAGTATATTTGGACTTTGTTTTGCATCTCCAGAACAAAAAGAAGGAATGACAGCCTTTCTTGAAAAACGACCTGCTAAATTTTAG
- a CDS encoding MaoC family dehydratase, producing the protein MKELAYADMNVGDSASLSKTVTESDILSYAGLTMDFNPVHVNAEYAKESIFKERIAHGMLSAGFISAVLGTTLPGPNSIYLGQELKFTAPVKIGDTVTATATITEKKDEKRLLKLKTIVTNQRGEVVVDGNAVIKKIGL; encoded by the coding sequence ATGAAAGAACTCGCCTATGCAGATATGAATGTGGGAGACAGTGCCTCCTTATCAAAAACGGTAACGGAATCGGATATTCTAAGTTATGCCGGCCTGACCATGGATTTTAATCCTGTTCACGTGAACGCTGAATATGCTAAGGAATCTATTTTTAAAGAACGTATTGCTCACGGAATGCTCTCTGCCGGATTTATTTCCGCTGTTCTAGGGACTACATTGCCTGGCCCAAACTCTATTTATCTTGGTCAAGAACTCAAATTTACCGCTCCCGTTAAAATTGGAGATACGGTTACGGCTACCGCAACAATCACAGAGAAAAAGGACGAGAAACGCCTTTTAAAATTAAAAACCATTGTAACCAATCAACGGGGTGAAGTGGTCGTAGATGGAAATGCAGTCATCAAGAAAATTGGACTTTAA
- a CDS encoding ferredoxin family protein has product MKKRLSIEERLGTNKFAVDEGMPHITLDKDICAKCEDKACVKACPAGLYVQEDKAVRFDYAGCLECGTCRVVCLKRGLKWDYPRGTFGISFRYG; this is encoded by the coding sequence ATGAAAAAACGGCTTAGTATTGAGGAGCGATTGGGAACCAATAAATTTGCCGTTGATGAGGGGATGCCTCATATTACCCTTGATAAAGATATCTGCGCTAAGTGTGAAGATAAAGCTTGTGTCAAAGCCTGCCCCGCTGGCTTATATGTTCAAGAGGATAAGGCCGTACGGTTTGACTACGCCGGCTGCTTAGAATGCGGAACCTGCAGAGTCGTCTGCTTAAAAAGAGGTCTTAAGTGGGATTACCCCAGGGGGACCTTTGGCATATCCTTCCGTTATGGGTAA
- a CDS encoding FAD-dependent oxidoreductase, protein MSEERFDAIIVGAGPAGSTAAYCLAKAGLEVLLIERGSTSGAKNMTGGRLYGHALHKVIPNFWEEAPVERRVNREIVTFMTGKSAISLDVKSEKFNDYPSFTILRAQFDAWLAGKAEEAGAMVATGVRVDKLLMENGKCVGVLSDEDEMYANVVIAADGVNSLMVRKAGLVEELKPKHVATGAKAIIELPQSVIQDRFNLNDETGATQLFVGECTKGLQGGGFLYTNKNSLSLGLVVTAEQFLHTEHRMADLMEDFRMHPAVQPLIEGGKLVEYSGHLVPEGGLGMMPPLVNDGLLIVGDAAGLVLNTGWMVRGMDFAIASGEAAANAIIQAKKAEDYTKAGLASYQKDLENSFVLQDLKTYQKAPEFMENPRIFGLYPELVEEMMINLFGVRGEPAQPLRKSMLQTVKRQGGMVDIAKDLWKGVRAL, encoded by the coding sequence ATGTCTGAAGAACGTTTTGATGCCATCATCGTTGGTGCAGGCCCAGCAGGAAGCACGGCTGCTTACTGTCTGGCAAAAGCAGGATTAGAAGTTTTGCTCATCGAACGGGGTTCAACTTCGGGCGCTAAGAACATGACTGGAGGAAGGCTATATGGGCATGCCCTTCATAAAGTAATCCCTAACTTTTGGGAAGAAGCCCCAGTTGAACGGCGGGTCAACCGCGAAATTGTCACGTTTATGACGGGAAAAAGTGCAATTTCATTAGATGTAAAAAGCGAAAAGTTCAATGACTATCCCTCCTTCACGATTCTTAGAGCCCAGTTTGATGCTTGGTTGGCAGGCAAGGCTGAGGAAGCCGGTGCAATGGTAGCGACTGGTGTTCGTGTAGACAAGCTCTTGATGGAGAACGGAAAATGTGTCGGTGTTCTCAGCGACGAAGATGAGATGTATGCTAACGTCGTCATTGCCGCGGATGGGGTTAATTCCTTAATGGTTCGCAAAGCAGGACTAGTCGAAGAACTCAAGCCGAAACATGTAGCAACTGGTGCCAAAGCCATCATTGAACTCCCCCAATCGGTGATTCAAGATCGTTTTAATCTAAATGATGAAACCGGAGCCACTCAATTATTCGTTGGTGAGTGTACAAAGGGCCTTCAAGGTGGAGGCTTCTTATACACGAATAAAAACAGTCTATCCTTAGGATTAGTCGTCACAGCAGAACAATTTCTCCATACAGAGCACCGGATGGCCGATTTGATGGAGGATTTTAGAATGCATCCAGCCGTCCAGCCTCTTATTGAAGGTGGAAAGCTGGTTGAGTATTCGGGACACCTTGTACCTGAAGGCGGACTGGGTATGATGCCTCCTCTCGTTAATGATGGTCTTCTCATCGTTGGAGATGCAGCAGGTTTGGTCTTAAACACGGGTTGGATGGTTCGAGGAATGGATTTTGCAATTGCTTCTGGTGAAGCAGCTGCTAATGCTATCATCCAGGCTAAGAAAGCAGAAGATTATACAAAGGCTGGCCTCGCCTCTTATCAAAAGGATCTTGAAAACAGTTTTGTACTTCAAGATTTAAAAACTTATCAAAAAGCTCCAGAATTTATGGAAAACCCTCGTATCTTCGGCTTATATCCTGAATTGGTTGAGGAAATGATGATCAATCTGTTTGGTGTTCGGGGTGAACCCGCTCAACCTCTGCGCAAATCCATGCTCCAGACGGTCAAACGTCAGGGCGGCATGGTAGATATCGCTAAAGATCTATGGAAGGGAGTGAGGGCCCTATGA
- a CDS encoding electron transfer flavoprotein subunit alpha/FixB family protein: MSEIWAISEKTATLLELVAHAKVLVKDEQIVAFAFSPEEAETVASHGADKVIHLQGEGRPEAWVDKIIELANSAKPAAILWGTSKRAKEMAARVSAALNTGLISECFNLERTEEFIGERYIYGGLCVSTEASSSQPFMATVSAKTIEALPEGFKANIAVLAGANEVYQVKELRQSQASSNLGEAGVVVCVGRGISKKEDIELARRLAKALKGEVGCTRPVAEDLDWMPEEYYIGISGQTVKPSLYFGIGVSGQIQHVSGIRDSKVVIAIEKNENAPILEAADYILLGDLYEILPALLKALSA; this comes from the coding sequence ATGTCAGAGATTTGGGCCATTTCGGAAAAGACAGCAACCTTGTTGGAACTCGTTGCCCATGCCAAGGTTCTAGTAAAAGATGAGCAGATTGTCGCCTTTGCTTTTTCTCCTGAAGAGGCTGAGACGGTTGCTTCTCACGGAGCGGATAAAGTGATCCACCTCCAAGGTGAAGGTCGTCCAGAAGCATGGGTCGACAAGATTATCGAGCTAGCCAATTCAGCTAAACCAGCAGCAATTTTATGGGGTACAAGCAAACGTGCCAAAGAAATGGCGGCAAGAGTATCCGCTGCCCTGAATACAGGTTTGATCTCAGAATGCTTCAATCTTGAACGCACTGAGGAATTTATAGGTGAACGCTATATTTACGGTGGACTGTGCGTATCTACGGAAGCCTCATCGAGTCAACCCTTTATGGCTACTGTTTCCGCTAAAACCATTGAAGCATTGCCCGAGGGATTCAAAGCAAATATTGCAGTTTTAGCTGGGGCCAATGAAGTTTATCAAGTGAAGGAACTCCGTCAGAGCCAGGCCAGCTCAAACTTAGGTGAAGCAGGGGTTGTTGTCTGCGTCGGCAGAGGCATTAGCAAAAAAGAAGATATTGAACTGGCCAGAAGACTGGCGAAAGCCTTGAAGGGTGAAGTCGGCTGTACTCGTCCTGTTGCAGAAGATCTGGATTGGATGCCCGAGGAGTATTATATCGGTATTTCCGGGCAAACCGTTAAACCGAGTCTATACTTTGGCATTGGTGTTTCTGGTCAGATTCAACACGTTTCAGGAATTCGAGATTCCAAGGTGGTTATTGCCATCGAAAAAAACGAAAATGCACCTATCCTTGAAGCAGCTGACTACATTTTACTCGGTGATTTATACGAAATATTACCTGCCTTACTAAAAGCGCTAAGTGCCTAA